One stretch of Zingiber officinale cultivar Zhangliang chromosome 6B, Zo_v1.1, whole genome shotgun sequence DNA includes these proteins:
- the LOC121992246 gene encoding ALA-interacting subunit 3-like — MQNANGSTAGSSSASGEASAPQRNSKRPKYSRFTQQELPACKPILTPRWVISVFTLIGIIFVPIGLAALAASNKVVEIVYRYDDDCVPPNMVNMKVAYIQNDTIDKTCTKTLKVPKHMSQPIYVYYQLDNFYQNHRRYVKSRNDAQLRKASEANETSGCDPERTANGAPIVPCGLIAWSLFNDTYSFAIRNRNLTVNKKDISWKSDRDHKFGKDVYPRNFQNSTLRGGAKLNLTKPLSEQEDLIVWMRTAALPTFRKLYGRIEQDLVINDAITVQLQNNYNTYSFSGKKTLVLSTSSWIGGKNDFLGIAYLTVGGLCFFLAVAFTIVYLVKPRKLGDPSYLSWNRNPAGH, encoded by the exons ATGCAGAACGCCAATGGATCTACTGCTGGTTCCAGCTCCGCATCGGGTGAAGCATCTGCTCCCCAGAGGAATTCCAAGCGGCCCAAGT ATTCAAGATTTACACAGCAGGAGCTTCCAGCATGCAAACCTATTCTCACACCCAGATGG gttATCTCCGTGTTTACTCTCATCGGCATCATCTTTGTTCCAATCGGCCTTGCAGCACTAGCGGCTTCCAACAAG GTTGTCGAGATCGTGTATCGTTATGATGATGATTGTGTTCCACCAAACATGGTTAACATGAAGGTTGCATACATTCAGAATGATACGATAGACAAAACCTGCACTAAAACTCTTAAG GTGCCAAAACACATGAGTCAACCTATTTATGTGTATTATCAACTCGACAACTTCTACCAGAACCATAGGAG GTATGTGAAGAGCCGAAATGATGCACAATTGCGGAAAGCTAGTGAGGCAAATGAAACCAGTGGTTGTGATCCAGAAAGGACAGCAAACGGTGCACCAATTGTTCCGTGCGGTCTTATAGCATGGAGTTTGTTCAATGATACATATAGCTTCGCCATCAGAAACAGAAATTTGACGGTGAACAAGAAGGATATTTCTTGGAAGAGTGATAGGGATCACAAGTTTGGAAAAGACGTCTATCCAAGGAATTTCCAAAACAGCACTCTGAGAGGTGGTGCGAAACTCAACCTAACAAAACCA TTGAGCGAACAGGAAGACCTGATTGTTTGGATGCGTACTGCTGCACTTCCGACATTTCGGAAGTTGTATGGGAGGATTGAGCAGGACCTTGTTATTAACGATGCTATTACCGTTCAACTGCAAAATAACTACAACACTTACAGCTTCAGTGGCAAGAAAACATTGGTGCTATCAACATCAAGTTGGATTGGTGGGAAGAATGACTTTCTTGGCATTGCTTATCTGACTGTTGGAGGCTTATGCTTCTTTTTAGCTGTGGCATTCACCATCGTCTATTTGGTAAAACCAAG GAAGCTTGGGGACCCTTCGTACTTGTCATGGAATAGAAACCCTGCCGGCCACTAA
- the LOC121992247 gene encoding DNA mismatch repair protein PMS1-like isoform X1, whose product MEKEDVPHLIKPISQEVVHRISSGQVILELRSAVKELLENSLDAGATSIEINLKEYGKECFKVVDNGYGISPENFQVVALKHHTSKISIFSDLHCLTTFGFRGEALNSLCMLGDLTVETRTKNEALGTHLVFDHSGFLTNEKKIARQVGTTVIVEKLFSTLPVRCKEFTRNIRREFGKLISLLNAYALIAKGVRLLCTNTTGKNTKSVVLKTSGSSSLKDNIINVFGLNTFQSLDSLNFSLSEDCKVEGFLSKPQNGSGRTTAYKHYFFVNGRPVDMPKVSKLVNELFRSSSSKQFPIVILNFTIPATSYDVNVTPDKRKIFYSDEGALMLSLRAEIEKIYLSRGFSFAVNRIEVLENEKCDASGEEGPLASSKGLSCEHGDQELSECDPPKNVQVKELNKERIFLCEKRSMPKELDSRSHEIDESVTPLYHPKQLNDFHKISSKIDAKRRNCAKLARNDKTACLGLIQSSLTNFLSPNKRKHEDSCNVLSETPLLRNRSCQVRKCSFGNQTIMSEYSESDQCIGDGSPKSSEKVLLEDQSPPVPFDREKISFPGECRFRDRGSIEDMHTSADVTMSSYKDLKMKAESISSPIATESFDERYDTRKPCSDSKTCSVMQFSMDDLRRKTQFKFTKLPQWKTLHGRIRKTRCYTAAVIKNSQPEEEKEKAQCMEAATSELERYFKKEYFGQMQVVGQFNLGFIIGKMDQDLFIIDQHAADEKYNFEQLSHSTILNLQPLLMPLRLELSPEEEIVASMHMQTIRKSGFRLIEDIHAPPGRRFMLKAVPFSKSIVFGAEDVKELISILADGQGELGVRCSYKLDTPDSICPSSVRAMLASRACRTSVMIGDPLTKIEMRKILRNLVDLNSPWNCPHGRPTMRHLVDLTAIHPRS is encoded by the exons ATGGAAAAAGAGGATGTTCCTCACCTCATAAAGCCGATTAGCCAGGAGGTAGTCCACAGAATTTCTTCGGGGCAAGTGATTTTGGAGCTTCGTTCAGCAGTTAAGGAGTTGCTGGAGAATAGCTTAGATGCCGGTGCGACCAGTATTGAGATAAATCTGAAAGAATATGGAAAAGAGTGCTTCAAAGTCGTAGACAATGGCTATGGCATCTCGCCAGAAAATTTTCAG GTTGTTGCTCTTAAACATCATACGTCTAAGATATCTATTTTTTCTGATCTTCACTGTTTGACAACTTTTGGCTTCAGAGGAGAAGCACTGAACTCTCTTTGTATGTTAGGAGATTTGACTGTTGAGACAAGAACAAAAAATGAGGCACTTGGTACACATTTGGTATTTGACCATTCTGGTTTTCTGACAAATGAGAAGAAAATTGCACGACAGGTTGGAACTACTGTGATTGTCGAGAAGTTATTCTCCACCTTGCCAGTGCGATGCAAGGAATTTACTCGGAACATACGGCGAGAATTTGGGAAGCTTATTTCTTTGCTGAAT GCATATGCTCTTATTGCTAAGGGCGTTCGGTTGCTTTGCACAAATACAACTGGTAAAAATACAAAGTCTGTTGTATTGAAAACGTCAGGAAGTAGTTCACTGAAAGATAATATTATTAATGTATTTGGCCTGAATACCTTCCAGTCCTTAGATTCACTGAATTTCAGCTTATCTGAAGATTGCAAGGTTGAAGGTTTTCTCTCGAAGCCTCAAAATGGCAGCGGTCGCACAACAGCATATAAACACTACTTCTTCGTAAATGGAAGACCTGTTGATATGCCAAAGGTCAGCAAACTTGTTAATGAATTATTCAGATCTTCAAGTTCCAAACAATTTCCTATTGTGATCTTGAATTTTACCATACCAGCAACATCATATGATGTTAATGTCACCCCTGATAAGCGAAAAATTTTCTATTCTGATGAGGGTGCACTTATGCTCTCCCTTAGGGCAGAGATTGAGAAGATATATCTCTCTCGTGGGTTCAGTTTTGCTGTTAATAGGATTGAAGTGCTCGAGAATGAAaaatgtgatgcttctggtgaAGAGGGCCCTTTGGCATCATCCAAAGGATTATCTTGTGAACATGGTGATCAGGAACTTTCGGAATGTGATCCTCCAAAAAATGTGCAAGTTAAAGAGTTGAATAAGGAAAGAATTTTTCTTTGTGAAAAAAGGTCTATGCCAAAAGAATTGGACAGTAGGTCACATGAAATAGATGAATCTGTAACTCCTCTTTATCACCCCAAGCAGTTAAATGATTTTCACAAGATAAGCTCCAAAATTGATGCTAAACGGAGAAACTGTGCTAAACTTGCGAGGAATGACAAAACTGCTTGTCTAGGTCTCATTCAGTCATCTCTTACAAATTTTCTTTCTCCAAACAAAAGGAAACATGAGGATAGTTGCAATGTTTTGTCTGAGACACCTTTATTGAGAAATAGATCCTGCCAGGTCAGGAAATGCAGTTTTGGTAATCAGACTATAATGTCAGAATACTCTGAATCTGATCAGTGTATTGGAGACGGTTCACCTAAAAGTAGTGAAAAAGTACTGCTAGAGGACCAATCACCACCTGTTCCTTTTGATAGAGAAAAAATCTCCTTTCCTGGTGAATGTAGGTTTCGTGATAGAGGTTCTATTGAG GATATGCATACATCTGCTGATGTCACTATGAGTTCTTACAAAGATCTAAAAATGAAAGCAGAAAGTATATCAAGCCCAATTGCAACTGAATCATTTGATGAAAGATATGATACTCGAAAGCCTTGTTCTGATTCAAAAACTTGCTCTGTTATGCAATTCAGTATGGATGATCTTAGAAGAAAGACACAATTTAAGTTCACAAAGCTGCCACAATGGAAAACATTGCATGGACGAATCAGAAAGACAAG GTGCTATACTGCTGCAGTGATAAAGAATTCTCAaccagaagaggagaaggagaaagcACAGTGTATGGAAGCAGCTACCAGCGAGTTggaaagatatttcaagaaagaATATTTTGGTCAAATGCAG GTGGTTGGGCAATTCAATCTTGGTTTTATAATTGGAAAGATGGATCAAGACTTGTTTATCATCGATCAG CATGCTGCggatgaaaaatataattttgagCAGCTCTCACATTCAACCATCTTGAACTTACAGCCACTACTTAT GCCACTGAGGTTGGAGTTATCACCGGAGGAGGAAATTGTAGCTTCTATGCATATGCAAACAATTAg AAAAAGTGGTTTTCGATTGATAGAGGATATACATGCCCCTCCTGGTCGCCGTTTCATGCTTAAAGCTGTTCCTTTTAGTAAAAGCATAGTCTTTGGTGCTGAAG ATGTCAAGGAGCTAATTTCTATTCTTGCTGATGGTCAAGGAGAGTTAGGTGTAAGGTGTTCTTACAAATTGGATACTCCTGATTCCATCTGTCCATCAAGTGTTCGTGCTATGCTGGCTTCAAGGGCTTGCCGAACATCTGTAATGATTGGCGATCCATTGACTAAAATTGAAATGCGGAAG ATTCTGAGGAACTTGGTTGATCTTAATTCACCATGGAATTGTCCACATGGTAGGCCAACGATGCGTCATTTGGTAGACTTGACTGCTATTCATCCAAG ATCCTAG
- the LOC121992247 gene encoding DNA mismatch repair protein PMS1-like isoform X2 translates to MEKEDVPHLIKPISQEVVHRISSGQVILELRSAVKELLENSLDAGATSIEINLKEYGKECFKVVDNGYGISPENFQVVALKHHTSKISIFSDLHCLTTFGFRGEALNSLCMLGDLTVETRTKNEALGTHLVFDHSGFLTNEKKIARQVGTTVIVEKLFSTLPVRCKEFTRNIRREFGKLISLLNAYALIAKGVRLLCTNTTDCKVEGFLSKPQNGSGRTTAYKHYFFVNGRPVDMPKVSKLVNELFRSSSSKQFPIVILNFTIPATSYDVNVTPDKRKIFYSDEGALMLSLRAEIEKIYLSRGFSFAVNRIEVLENEKCDASGEEGPLASSKGLSCEHGDQELSECDPPKNVQVKELNKERIFLCEKRSMPKELDSRSHEIDESVTPLYHPKQLNDFHKISSKIDAKRRNCAKLARNDKTACLGLIQSSLTNFLSPNKRKHEDSCNVLSETPLLRNRSCQVRKCSFGNQTIMSEYSESDQCIGDGSPKSSEKVLLEDQSPPVPFDREKISFPGECRFRDRGSIEDMHTSADVTMSSYKDLKMKAESISSPIATESFDERYDTRKPCSDSKTCSVMQFSMDDLRRKTQFKFTKLPQWKTLHGRIRKTRCYTAAVIKNSQPEEEKEKAQCMEAATSELERYFKKEYFGQMQVVGQFNLGFIIGKMDQDLFIIDQHAADEKYNFEQLSHSTILNLQPLLMPLRLELSPEEEIVASMHMQTIRKSGFRLIEDIHAPPGRRFMLKAVPFSKSIVFGAEDVKELISILADGQGELGVRCSYKLDTPDSICPSSVRAMLASRACRTSVMIGDPLTKIEMRKILRNLVDLNSPWNCPHGRPTMRHLVDLTAIHPRS, encoded by the exons ATGGAAAAAGAGGATGTTCCTCACCTCATAAAGCCGATTAGCCAGGAGGTAGTCCACAGAATTTCTTCGGGGCAAGTGATTTTGGAGCTTCGTTCAGCAGTTAAGGAGTTGCTGGAGAATAGCTTAGATGCCGGTGCGACCAGTATTGAGATAAATCTGAAAGAATATGGAAAAGAGTGCTTCAAAGTCGTAGACAATGGCTATGGCATCTCGCCAGAAAATTTTCAG GTTGTTGCTCTTAAACATCATACGTCTAAGATATCTATTTTTTCTGATCTTCACTGTTTGACAACTTTTGGCTTCAGAGGAGAAGCACTGAACTCTCTTTGTATGTTAGGAGATTTGACTGTTGAGACAAGAACAAAAAATGAGGCACTTGGTACACATTTGGTATTTGACCATTCTGGTTTTCTGACAAATGAGAAGAAAATTGCACGACAGGTTGGAACTACTGTGATTGTCGAGAAGTTATTCTCCACCTTGCCAGTGCGATGCAAGGAATTTACTCGGAACATACGGCGAGAATTTGGGAAGCTTATTTCTTTGCTGAAT GCATATGCTCTTATTGCTAAGGGCGTTCGGTTGCTTTGCACAAATACAACTG ATTGCAAGGTTGAAGGTTTTCTCTCGAAGCCTCAAAATGGCAGCGGTCGCACAACAGCATATAAACACTACTTCTTCGTAAATGGAAGACCTGTTGATATGCCAAAGGTCAGCAAACTTGTTAATGAATTATTCAGATCTTCAAGTTCCAAACAATTTCCTATTGTGATCTTGAATTTTACCATACCAGCAACATCATATGATGTTAATGTCACCCCTGATAAGCGAAAAATTTTCTATTCTGATGAGGGTGCACTTATGCTCTCCCTTAGGGCAGAGATTGAGAAGATATATCTCTCTCGTGGGTTCAGTTTTGCTGTTAATAGGATTGAAGTGCTCGAGAATGAAaaatgtgatgcttctggtgaAGAGGGCCCTTTGGCATCATCCAAAGGATTATCTTGTGAACATGGTGATCAGGAACTTTCGGAATGTGATCCTCCAAAAAATGTGCAAGTTAAAGAGTTGAATAAGGAAAGAATTTTTCTTTGTGAAAAAAGGTCTATGCCAAAAGAATTGGACAGTAGGTCACATGAAATAGATGAATCTGTAACTCCTCTTTATCACCCCAAGCAGTTAAATGATTTTCACAAGATAAGCTCCAAAATTGATGCTAAACGGAGAAACTGTGCTAAACTTGCGAGGAATGACAAAACTGCTTGTCTAGGTCTCATTCAGTCATCTCTTACAAATTTTCTTTCTCCAAACAAAAGGAAACATGAGGATAGTTGCAATGTTTTGTCTGAGACACCTTTATTGAGAAATAGATCCTGCCAGGTCAGGAAATGCAGTTTTGGTAATCAGACTATAATGTCAGAATACTCTGAATCTGATCAGTGTATTGGAGACGGTTCACCTAAAAGTAGTGAAAAAGTACTGCTAGAGGACCAATCACCACCTGTTCCTTTTGATAGAGAAAAAATCTCCTTTCCTGGTGAATGTAGGTTTCGTGATAGAGGTTCTATTGAG GATATGCATACATCTGCTGATGTCACTATGAGTTCTTACAAAGATCTAAAAATGAAAGCAGAAAGTATATCAAGCCCAATTGCAACTGAATCATTTGATGAAAGATATGATACTCGAAAGCCTTGTTCTGATTCAAAAACTTGCTCTGTTATGCAATTCAGTATGGATGATCTTAGAAGAAAGACACAATTTAAGTTCACAAAGCTGCCACAATGGAAAACATTGCATGGACGAATCAGAAAGACAAG GTGCTATACTGCTGCAGTGATAAAGAATTCTCAaccagaagaggagaaggagaaagcACAGTGTATGGAAGCAGCTACCAGCGAGTTggaaagatatttcaagaaagaATATTTTGGTCAAATGCAG GTGGTTGGGCAATTCAATCTTGGTTTTATAATTGGAAAGATGGATCAAGACTTGTTTATCATCGATCAG CATGCTGCggatgaaaaatataattttgagCAGCTCTCACATTCAACCATCTTGAACTTACAGCCACTACTTAT GCCACTGAGGTTGGAGTTATCACCGGAGGAGGAAATTGTAGCTTCTATGCATATGCAAACAATTAg AAAAAGTGGTTTTCGATTGATAGAGGATATACATGCCCCTCCTGGTCGCCGTTTCATGCTTAAAGCTGTTCCTTTTAGTAAAAGCATAGTCTTTGGTGCTGAAG ATGTCAAGGAGCTAATTTCTATTCTTGCTGATGGTCAAGGAGAGTTAGGTGTAAGGTGTTCTTACAAATTGGATACTCCTGATTCCATCTGTCCATCAAGTGTTCGTGCTATGCTGGCTTCAAGGGCTTGCCGAACATCTGTAATGATTGGCGATCCATTGACTAAAATTGAAATGCGGAAG ATTCTGAGGAACTTGGTTGATCTTAATTCACCATGGAATTGTCCACATGGTAGGCCAACGATGCGTCATTTGGTAGACTTGACTGCTATTCATCCAAG ATCCTAG
- the LOC121989992 gene encoding heavy metal-associated isoprenylated plant protein 35-like — MATAEECAEPLKYQTWILKVSIHCQGCEKKVKKVLQTMEGVYKTTVDSQQHKVVVTGNVEAEALIKRLLIKLGKHAEVWPEKTPPAAAEEKEAVVDKKNKKKPDEHASPETGSATTVEKKEIVSPANSKKSVDDGESAADKCGKDESSQPKENENKGEKKATVAAASSGGGGGKNKAKKAEKDNTSTTNHNANNGVGKSKSKSKSESGAEVIAPAQQEHDNKKELPDAVLVAALPLPSAFDYPLQMPPSYGVSYSSMQPSMSYGGAYYAAFPVLQSGYMFSPPMPPPPAGSCCYYSCEDYYSGACSIM; from the exons ATGGCAACAGCCGAAGAGTGTGCAGAGCCTCTCAAGTACCAG ACTTGGATTCTCAAGGTCTCCATCCACTGCCAAGGCTGCGAGAAAAAGGTCAAGAAGGTCCTCCAAACCATGGAag GCGTTTACAAGACGACGGTGGATTCGCAGCAGCACAAGGTGGTGGTGACTGGCAACGTGGAAGCGGAGGCGCTCATCAAGCGCCTCCTCATCAAGCTCGGCAAGCACGCCGAGGTCTGGCCGGAGAAGACCCCGCCCGCCGCCGCCGAAGAGAAAGAGGCTGTCGTCGAcaaaaagaacaagaagaagccCGACGAGCATGCATCTCCGGAGACTGGAAGTGCCACTACTGTCGAGAAGAAAGAAATCGTTTCGCCTGCTAATTCCAAGAAATCTGTCGACGACGGTGAATCCGCCGCCGACAAGTGCGGGAAGGACGAGTCTTCTCAGCCGAAGGAAAACGAGAACAAGGGAGAGAAGAAGGCGACGGTGGCGGCGGCGTCTTCCGGCGGCGGAGGGGGCAAAAATAAGGCGAAGAAGGCGGAAAAGGACAACACTAGTACTACCAACCACAACGCAAACAACGGCGTCGGTAAGAGCAAGAGCAAGAGCAAAAGTGAATCCGGAGCTGAAGTTATAGCGCCGGCGCAGCAAGAGCACGATAATAAGAAAGAACTCCCTGATGCCGTACTGGTGGCAGCTCTGCCTTTGCCGTCGGCGTTCGACTACCCGCTACAAATGCCGCCGTCGTACGGGGTGAGCTACAGCTCGATGCAACCGAGCATGAGCTACGGCGGGGCGTACTACGCTGCGTTTCCGGTGCTGCAGAGCGGCTACATGTTCTCTCCGCCGATGCCTCCGCCGCCGGCGGGTTCGTGTTGTTACTACTCCTGCGAGGATTATTACTCCGGCGCTTGCAGCATCATGTAA